The following coding sequences lie in one Arachis hypogaea cultivar Tifrunner chromosome 9, arahy.Tifrunner.gnm2.J5K5, whole genome shotgun sequence genomic window:
- the LOC112708931 gene encoding uncharacterized protein, which yields MPFGLKNAGATYQRLMNRIFHDLIGKTVEVYVDDILAKTTRPDDLLNDLASVFASLRQHGMRLNPLKCAFAMEAGKFLGFMITQRGVEANPEKCQAILQMKSPGCIKDVQRLAGRLTSLSRFLGASATKALPFFNLMKKGMAFEWTPACEEAFQHFKEILSTPPVLGKPRDGEPLYLYLAITSEALAAVLVQEDGKTQQPVYFISRALQGAELRYSKLEKLALALLTSSRRLKQYFQSHQVVVRTDQGIRQVLQKPDLAGRMMTWSIELSQYDIRYEPRQAIKAQAMADFLVEVTGDPGEDMGTRWKLHVDGASNQTFGGAGIILESPNGVVYEQSVRFEFPISNNQAEYEALIGGLTLATEVGARRLEVCSDSQVVTSQVNGSYQAKDPLLQKYLEKVKSLSQKFEEVTVQHVPRERNTRADLLSKLASTKPGEGNRSLIQGMTKETAIALHITTLSSSWLDPITNYLEHGQVPSDEKDAAKLRREAAKYAIIQGQLFRKGLSQPLLKCLHTDQTDYVLREVHEGCCGHHIGGRALARKLIRAGYYWPSMMADSKEFVKKCIKCQQNANFAKAPASELSLLTTSRPFAQWESTSWGPSRLALGRSNIS from the coding sequence ATGCCGTTTGgcttgaaaaatgcaggggcgacatatcaaaggctgatgaacaggaTATTCCACGACCTCATAGGGAAAACGGTTGAAGTTTACGTGGATGACATCCTGGCAAAAACAACACGACCTGACGACCTCCTGAACGACCTGGCAAGTGTATTTGCGTCCCTCCGTCAACATGGCATGAGGCTGAACCCCCTCAAGTGCGCCTTCGCCATGGAAGCCGGCaagttcctgggattcatgataACTCAAAGAGGGGTAGAAGCTAACCCGGAGAAGTGCCAGGCAATACTtcagatgaagagcccgggatGTATCAAGGACGTCCAGAGGTTGGCAGGAAGATTGACATCACTTTCTCGGTTTCTCGGAGCCTCGGCAACAaaggccctgccatttttcaaccTCATGAAGAAAGGAATGGCGTTTGAATGGACACCAGCGTGCGAAGAGGCCTTTCAACACTTCAAGGAAATCCTGTCGACACCCCCCGTTCTCGGGAAGCCAAGGGACGGGGAACCACTATACCTATATCTCGCTATAACAAGCGAAGCCCTGGCCGCGGTACTAGTACAGGAGGACGGGAAAACCCAACAGCCGGTCTACTTCATAAGCAGGGCCCTGCAAGGAGCAGAATTAAGATATAGCAAGCTTGAAAAGCTAGCCTTAGCACTCCTAACTTCCTCAAGAAGGCTAAAACAATACTTCCAGAGTCACCAGGTGGTCGTCAGAACGGACCAAGGGATTCGGCAAGTTCTCCAAAAACCTGACctggcgggaagaatgatgacttggtccaTAGAACTTTCCCAATATGACATACGGTACGAGCCCCGGCAAGCCATCAAGGCGCAGGCCATGGCAGATTTTTTGGTCGAAGTAACAGGAGATCCAGGCGAAGACATGggtacacggtggaagctccatgtggacggagcctccaaccagaccTTCGGAGGTGCCGGGATCATCCTGGAAAGTCCGAATGGGGTCGTATACGAACAGTCGGTTAGATTCGAGTTCCCCATCtcgaacaaccaggcagaatacgaagccctcaTAGGAGGCTTGACCCTAGCAACAGAGGTCGGCGCAAGAAGGCTGGAAGTATGcagcgactcccaagtcgtcACTTCCCAAGTAAATGgcagctaccaagctaaggacccCTTGTTgcagaagtacttggaaaaggtcaaaagtttgagccaaaagTTCGAAGAGGTCACGGTCCAGCACGTAcccagagaaaggaacacacgagcAGACCTCCTATCGAAATTAGCTAGCACGAAGCCAGGGGAGGGAAACCGGTCTCTCATCCAAGGCATGACAAAGGAAACAGCAATTGCACTACACATAACAACCCTAAGTTCTTCAtggctagaccccatcaccaactACTTAGAACATGGCCAAGTCCCTAGCGATGAAAAAGATGCGGCAAAATTAAGGAGAGAAGCAGCCAAATACGCCATCATCCAAGGACAGCTGTTCAGAAAAGGGCTTAGTCAACCCCTACTGAAGTGCCTACACAccgaccagacggactatgtCCTCAGGGAAGTCCACGAGGGCTGCTGTGGGCACCATATCGGAGGCAGAGCCCTAGCAAGGAAGTTAATCCGAGCTGGGTACTACTGGCCGTCGATGATGGCAGATTCCAAAGAGTTCGTCAAAAAGTGCATCAAGTGCCAACAAAACGCCAACTTCGCCAAGGCACCGGCCTCTGAGTTAAGCTTGCTAACGACCTCCCGACCATTCGCTCAGtgggagtcgacctcttggggCCCTTCCCGGTTGGCCCTGGGCAGGTCAAATATCTCATAG